A stretch of Pseudomonas sp. LS.1a DNA encodes these proteins:
- a CDS encoding M16 family metallopeptidase encodes MRCLMFVCLLICSLPSFALDRSRVEGYLLPNGLQVILKNGYERDHVAIRLVVGVGLDDFNCEQKELPHLLEHLLFSGIDETGEGGLEERLQSLGGEWNAYTSSADTTFVIEAPARNQRKILDLLLAVIRDTRIDAKTLATAKRIIEREDGGHYGHLQRWLDRQDIGHPASDQLATELGLKCPERSNLDDMTLEQVTTLRDRWYAANNMTLIVVGGLDRLLPAYLERTFGELPATEPEERRTLESIGQQAEQRRNLTRGWLGDSVKLHWLFVEPVLDNDHQATLDLLSHYLDWALYDQLRLRNGLSYGPSAKRESFGDTGLLSLNADLEREDIDQAVEVMQKLFDHLRKEGLDPDTFERIKYASVAKESWSTQGNSALADYYWGALNDYSDGRFANPVRKLRQVSLAQANAALKQLLKEDGYVRIEKPLLGYDELYGLVALLLGLILAAGLLRWRRHGPEKPSGATRE; translated from the coding sequence ATGCGTTGCCTGATGTTCGTTTGCCTGCTGATCTGCAGCCTGCCCTCATTCGCCCTCGACCGTTCGCGGGTTGAAGGTTACCTGTTGCCCAATGGCCTGCAGGTCATCCTGAAAAACGGCTATGAACGTGACCATGTGGCGATCCGCCTGGTGGTCGGCGTCGGCCTGGATGACTTCAATTGCGAGCAGAAAGAGCTGCCGCACCTGCTCGAACACCTGCTGTTCAGCGGCATCGACGAAACCGGCGAGGGCGGCCTGGAAGAGCGCCTGCAATCGCTGGGCGGTGAATGGAACGCCTACACCAGCAGCGCCGACACCACCTTCGTCATCGAAGCCCCGGCGCGCAACCAGCGCAAAATCCTTGACCTGCTGTTGGCGGTGATTCGTGACACCCGCATCGATGCCAAGACCCTGGCCACCGCCAAGCGCATCATCGAGCGCGAGGATGGCGGCCACTATGGCCACCTGCAGCGCTGGCTCGACCGCCAGGACATCGGCCACCCCGCCAGTGACCAGCTGGCCACCGAACTGGGCCTGAAATGCCCGGAGCGCTCCAACCTCGACGACATGACCCTGGAGCAGGTGACCACCTTGCGTGACCGCTGGTATGCGGCCAACAACATGACCCTGATCGTGGTCGGTGGTCTCGACCGCCTGCTGCCGGCCTACCTGGAGCGCACCTTTGGCGAACTGCCCGCCACCGAGCCGGAGGAACGCCGCACCCTGGAAAGCATCGGCCAGCAAGCTGAACAGCGCCGCAACCTGACCCGCGGCTGGCTGGGTGACAGCGTCAAGCTGCACTGGCTGTTCGTCGAGCCGGTGCTGGACAACGATCACCAGGCCACCCTCGACCTGCTGTCGCACTACCTGGACTGGGCGCTGTACGACCAGCTGCGCCTGCGCAACGGGCTGTCCTACGGCCCCTCGGCAAAACGCGAAAGCTTTGGCGACACAGGCCTGCTCAGCCTCAACGCCGACCTGGAGCGCGAGGACATCGACCAGGCGGTCGAGGTGATGCAGAAGTTGTTCGACCACCTGCGCAAGGAAGGCCTCGACCCGGACACCTTCGAGCGTATCAAGTACGCCAGCGTCGCCAAGGAAAGCTGGAGCACCCAGGGCAACAGCGCCTTGGCCGACTACTACTGGGGTGCGCTGAACGACTATAGCGACGGGCGTTTTGCCAACCCGGTGCGCAAGCTGCGCCAGGTCAGCCTGGCGCAGGCCAACGCGGCGCTGAAGCAGCTGCTCAAGGAAGATGGTTATGTACGTATCGAGAAGCCCTTGCTTGGCTACGATGAACTCTACGGGCTGGTTGCCTTGCTGTTGGGGCTGATCCTGGCTGCGGGGCTGTTGCGCTGGCGTCGGCATGGTCCGGAAAAGCCGAGCGGTGCTACACGCGAGTAG
- a CDS encoding DUF5924 family protein encodes MPQIPHIVQRIIELLKRYPGIIALCGFLSGIGSFILVDRQAGLASWVAVLMLVSWLWLMLENTLTGLFARTFNREIPQPLLRYATQMIHQESLFFVLPFFFITTTWNSGQLVFTGLLGAAGLISIIDPLYYKWLAPRRWLFLALHTLTLFAALLTALPIILHLTTAQSFKLALIAAMALSFPSLASSFPINNWRRAVALVLVTLAVGGGGWLLRSWVPPATLWMTEVAVSTEVLNRQPGDSLHEIAASRIRSSGLYAYTAINAPRGLNERIYHVWQKDGQEVDRIALDIHGGRKEGYRAWTHKQNFPPNPVGKWQVRVLTEDGQVIGVLRFKVIDDAQAQ; translated from the coding sequence ATGCCCCAAATCCCCCACATCGTCCAGCGCATCATCGAACTGCTCAAACGCTACCCCGGCATCATCGCGCTCTGCGGTTTCCTCTCCGGCATCGGTAGCTTCATCCTGGTCGACCGCCAGGCTGGCCTGGCCAGCTGGGTAGCCGTGCTCATGTTGGTCAGCTGGCTCTGGCTGATGCTGGAAAACACCCTCACCGGCCTGTTCGCGCGCACTTTCAACCGCGAAATCCCGCAGCCGCTGCTACGCTACGCGACGCAGATGATCCACCAGGAATCGCTGTTCTTCGTGCTGCCGTTCTTCTTCATCACCACCACCTGGAACAGCGGCCAGCTGGTATTCACCGGCCTGCTCGGTGCGGCCGGGCTGATTTCGATCATCGACCCGCTGTACTACAAATGGCTGGCACCGCGGCGCTGGCTGTTCCTGGCGCTGCACACCCTGACCCTGTTCGCCGCCCTGCTGACTGCGCTGCCGATCATCCTGCACCTGACCACCGCGCAAAGCTTCAAGCTGGCCCTGATCGCGGCCATGGCCCTGTCGTTCCCCAGCCTGGCCAGCAGCTTCCCGATCAACAACTGGCGCCGCGCCGTGGCCCTGGTGCTGGTCACCCTGGCGGTCGGCGGCGGGGGCTGGCTGCTGCGCTCCTGGGTACCACCGGCGACCCTGTGGATGACCGAGGTGGCGGTCAGCACCGAAGTGCTGAACCGCCAGCCGGGCGATTCGCTGCACGAAATAGCCGCCAGCCGCATCCGTAGCAGCGGCCTGTACGCCTACACCGCAATCAACGCGCCACGCGGCCTGAACGAACGGATCTACCACGTGTGGCAAAAGGACGGCCAGGAAGTCGACCGCATTGCTCTGGACATCCACGGCGGGCGCAAGGAAGGCTACCGGGCCTGGACCCACAAGCAGAACTTCCCGCCGAACCCGGTGGGCAAGTGGCAGGTGAGGGTACTGACCGAGGATGGGCAGGTCATCGGCGTGCTGCGCTTCAAGGTGATAGATGACGCGCAGGCGCAATGA